GAGACACTCTACGAACGCGCGCCCGACTTGCCGCTCATGCCGGCCTCGAACATGAAGCTGGTGACGGCGGCCCTGGCGCTGCGCACCTGGGGCGACCACTACCGCTTCCGCACGGCAGTCTACGGGGACCAGCCCCTCGGGGCCGACGGGACGCTGCCGGGCAACCTGTATCTGGTCGGCGCGGGCCATCCGCTGCTGGACGATGACTTCCTGGCCCGCCTCGCCCGTGCTCTGGCCGGAGACAAGCTCAAGGGCGTGGCGGGGTCGGTGGTCGGCGTGCGGCGGATCACCAACGGGCTGGACGCAGACCGGGAGCTGCAGGAGGCGCGACTGGTGGACCAGGCGTTGCGAGCCCAGGGGGTCGCCGTCGGGGGCGTGCCGCGGGCCGGGGAACTGCCGGAGGGGGCCTGCAGGCTGCGCGGCTGGGAGTCCGACACCATCGAGACGCTGGCCCTACGGATGAACAAGCCGAGCAACAACCGCATTGCCGATGGCCTGATGCGCAGCCTGATGATCGCGCACGAGGCCAACGGTGGCGGCGTTGATGCTCTGATGAAGCAGGCCTGGCGGCACCTGGGGCTCGACCTGGACGGCTGCGTGTTCGTGGACGGCAGCGGCCTGTCGCGCCGCAACCGGCTGACGGCCCGCTTCCTGGTGGGGTTGCTGCGCACGATGCGCACCGACAGCCCGCAGGCGGGGGCCTTCGTCCACACGCTGCCGGTGGCGGCGGTGGACGGGACCTTGCGCAAGCGGATGTGCAACTCGTGCGCCGCCGGCACGGTCCGCGCCAAGACCGGCTTCCTGACCGGTGCGTGCACGCTGTCAGGCTACGTGGACCGCAACGACCGGCGGCTGGTGTTCTCGATGCTGATGAACGGGCATACGGTGGACGGGGATGTGATCCGCACCCTCCAGAACCGCGCCTGCGCGGCGCTGGCCAGGAGCTGTGGGCCATGAGCGATCTCGCCCTGGAGACCCACCACCTCGCCAAGCGCTACGGCCGCCTTCAGGCCGTGGACAGCCTCGATCTGCGCGTGCCGGTCGGCTGCATCTACGGCTTCCTGGGGCCCAATGGCGCCGGGAAGAGTACGACCATTCGCATGTTGCTGGGGCTGATCCGGCCCACCGGGGGGGAGGCCTTCCTGCTCGGGCGGCCCGCCCGGCCGGACCACCCGTCGGTCCGGCGCGAGGTCGGGGCGCTCGTGGAGGGGCCGGCCTTCGTGGACTACCTGTCGGCCCGGCGCAACCTGGAGATGCTCTGGGCGCTATCCGGCGGGGTACGAGCCCCCGCCCTACAGGGGCGCCCCCATGACCGGGCGGTGGACCAGGCCCTGGAGCTGGTGGGCCTGACCTCCCGCCAGAGCGACCGGGTCAGGACCTTCTCCCATGGCATGAAGCAACGGCTCGGCCTGGCCGGGGCCCTGCTGGGGCACCCGCGGCTGCTCGTCCTCGATGAGCCGGCCAACGGCCTGGACCCCCAGGGCCTTGTCGAGGTGCGCGACCTGCTGCGCCGCCTGCGTGACGAGCACGGGATGACCATCTTCCTCTCCAGCCACCTGCTGCACGAAGTCCAACTCATCTGCGATGAGGTGGGGGTGGTGCGGCGCGGGAGGCTCATCGCGGCCGGACTGGTGACGGAACTGCTTGCCCGGCGCGAGACGGAACTGCGGGTGGAGGTGGACGACGCCGAGCGGGCGCGGCAAGTGGCCGGGGCGCTGCCCTCCGTCCGGCAGGTCGAGATGACGCCGGAGGCCCTGCGGGTGGTCGTGGAGCCGGGCACGGCGGCCGAACTGAACGCCGCGCTGGTGCAGGCCGGCCTGCGCGTCTCGGCCCTGGCGCCGGCGGCTCCGGACCTGGAGCGGTTCTACCTGGAGTTGGTGAAGTCCGATGAAGCTCCTGGTGTGCCTACGTCTTGAACTGGTCAAGATCTTCCGCCAGCGCGGCACGTATGTCGCCTATGCCATCCTGGCGGTTGTGACCGGGCTGACCGTATGGGGCCTGCACCAGTACGGCGCGCCGCACCGCCTGCAGGTCAGCCACCGCGCCGGCACGGAGATGGCCGTGGGGGGGAACCTCGTCACGGCCTTCACCGTGGCGCGACACCTGATGGACCCCGTCTTCCTCGTGCTGGTGCCGATGCTGGTGGCGATGGTGTGCGGCGGGCTGGTGGCCGCCGAGCACCGCTCCGGCGTGTTGCGTACCTGGCTCTGCCGGCCGGTCTCGCGGCTGACGCTGTTCACCGCCAAGGGCCTGTCCGGCGGCCTCTACGCCATCACCCTGTCGCTGTTCCTGGGCCTGTTCGCGCTGGCGGTGGGCTATGCGGTCTTTGGCGGGGGCGACCTCATCACCTATAGCCGCGACGGGCTGGTCATCCTGGAGGAGGGCCTGGCCTGGCCCCGGATGGCTGTGGCCTATGGCGTGGCCGCGCTGCTGATGTGCTGCATCGCCTCACTGGCCCTGCTGGCGTCGGTCATCTTCGAGAACCCGCTGGTGGCCGCGGGCTGCGCGGTGGCCGTCATTCCGGTCAGCGGCATCCTGCAGCACATGGAGTACTTCAAGTGCCTGGAGCCGTACCTGCTGACCACCTACCTGGATGTCTATGGCGAGGCCTTCAAGGCCACTTTGCAGTTCGCCGACTTCCGCGCGGCGCTCACTTGCGCTGCCGGGTATTGTCTTGTACCGTATGTACTGGGCGCGATCATCTTCTGGCGGCGGGACGTGACGTCGTGAGCCGGGATGAGGGGATGAGGTGATGGAGGGATGAGGGGATGAGGGGATGGAGAGGGCGTGGGAGCGGTCACCGACCGCGACCGGGTGGCGAGATGATCGCGTGGGCGCGCGTGTCCCCACGCGCGCAGCCTTCCCGCCCGCCAGAGTGCGCCGCAGTGACTGAAGGCATCATGACCGAACCACAGATGTCCCGTTCCGATGTGAAGAGGCTGGCACTCCTCCTGGCCGGTCTGGTCCTGACCGCCTCGATTGGCCTGGGCGCCCAGAGCGGCAAGGACATCCTGCGCCGGTCGCTGGACCTGAGCGCCGCCATCCAGGACTACTCGGCTGATGTGGTGGCCGTCATGAACCTGCCCGGGGTGCAGGTGCCCCGCCGCACGGCGAAGGTGTACTACAAGCGCCCCAACAAGGTCGCCATCAAGTCGCGGGGGGTCGTCATGATCCCCAAGCGGGCGCTGATGCCCGGCAACCTGGGGACGGAGATCACGAAGGACACACAGGTGCAGATCGTCGGCAAGAGCACCGTGGGCGGGGCTGTTGTGTACGCTCTGAAGGTGATCCCGAACGAGCAGACGGCGCCCCCACCCACCCGGCGGCGGCCACCCGATCCGGACGAACCCGCTCCGCCCGCACGGGGGCACAGCCAGGAGCGTCTCTTGGTGTGGGTGCGGGGGGACCGCTACACCGTCGAGCGCATGGAGGTCTACTCCGGCCAGCGCAAGGAGCTGTCCGTGGCGTGGACCTACCAGCTCATCAGCGGCCGGTTCTGGATGCCCCGGACCATCGTCGCGCGCCTGAGCGAGTGGCGCCCCGACAAGGCAGGGCAGAGCGAGGGCACCGTGTCGGTGACCTTCAGCAATGTCCGCGCCAACACCGGCCTGTCCGACGACCTGTTCAAGGAGAAGAAGTAGCCGTGTCACCGCGTGTGGCCCCGCCGGAGAGCCATGGCGGCCGCGTGGAGCGGGCGCTGTACTTCCGCTGCCGCCGAGGGGAAGCCGCGGCGCTGGCGACGCTCGCCTACCGTCTCATGGACCGCCTCTACACGGCGGCCTCGTTCGTGGCGCCCGATGAGGCTTCCGCCACCACGGCGGTGGTCCTGGCCTGGGAGGACACGCTGGCGCTGTTGACGCGGCACCATGTGGGCGGGGGCCTGCGGGGCCGGGCCCTGGGGCGGCTGGGGCAGCGTCTGCTGGACTACGGCGATCGGGACGCCGTCCGCCGGGCCCTGCAGAACGCCGCCCACGAGGACGAGGAAGCGCTCCTGCCGATCCCGGATGAGACCGTCAAGCCGCTGGTGGACCTGGCCCAGCGCTACGCCCCCGGTATCGCCACGGCCTGGCAGGAGCGGCAGGCGCTGCGCCAGCGTGTGCTGCAGTCCGTGGGCGCGGCCGGGCTGCTGGTGCTCCTGTACGGTGGCTGGCTGTTCGTGGGCCCGGCGGTGACCGGGCAGGAGTTGCACCTGACCTGCCTGCAGCAACGCATCGTGCGGCGCGAGCTGATCGAGAGCCTGCGCGACTTCGCGGCCACGCTGCCGGACCCGCAGGGCGCCGACCGCGCCCGGGCCCGGACACTCCAGCAGGCCTCGCTGGCCCTCGAGGAGATCGTCAACGCGTCGGGCCGCCAGTCTCTGCGCTATCTGAGCCAGCGTCTGGAACGCGAGGACCTGCCCGTACAGGTCGCAGAGATCGCCACCGAGTACGAGGGCGTCCCCCGGCAGGAGCTGATGCAGACCCAGCTTGTGCTGGAGGAAGTGCAGGGGTTGTAGGGGTGGGACGGCGGGAACTGGAACGGCGGGAACGGTGAGGCGGGAACGATGAGGCGGGAACACGGGAACGGCAGGCATACGGCCTTTCTGAGTGGGGGTAGTGCGGGCTTCCAGCCCGCCCCAGGTGGGGCCGTGTGGCCTTGGCGGGCTGGAAGCCCGCACTACGGTCGAGGTGAGCACCGGAGGCACGAATCAGTGAGACCGGCGTGGCCGGTCTCCAGGCGGGGGCGGAAGCCCCCGTCACCCGCGGCCCCTCCTCCCCTCCCACTCGTTGGTCGGGGGCCGGAATCGCCGCCGCATCGCTGACGAGAAGACCATGAGACGACTAGCCACCATCCTTCCGGTA
This region of bacterium genomic DNA includes:
- the dacB gene encoding D-alanyl-D-alanine carboxypeptidase/D-alanyl-D-alanine-endopeptidase, yielding MLPWRRTLLPGLLVLVCIGPALADLHQDLDAILADRAIAQAGVLVTTLEGETLYERAPDLPLMPASNMKLVTAALALRTWGDHYRFRTAVYGDQPLGADGTLPGNLYLVGAGHPLLDDDFLARLARALAGDKLKGVAGSVVGVRRITNGLDADRELQEARLVDQALRAQGVAVGGVPRAGELPEGACRLRGWESDTIETLALRMNKPSNNRIADGLMRSLMIAHEANGGGVDALMKQAWRHLGLDLDGCVFVDGSGLSRRNRLTARFLVGLLRTMRTDSPQAGAFVHTLPVAAVDGTLRKRMCNSCAAGTVRAKTGFLTGACTLSGYVDRNDRRLVFSMLMNGHTVDGDVIRTLQNRACAALARSCGP
- a CDS encoding ABC transporter ATP-binding protein, which translates into the protein MSDLALETHHLAKRYGRLQAVDSLDLRVPVGCIYGFLGPNGAGKSTTIRMLLGLIRPTGGEAFLLGRPARPDHPSVRREVGALVEGPAFVDYLSARRNLEMLWALSGGVRAPALQGRPHDRAVDQALELVGLTSRQSDRVRTFSHGMKQRLGLAGALLGHPRLLVLDEPANGLDPQGLVEVRDLLRRLRDEHGMTIFLSSHLLHEVQLICDEVGVVRRGRLIAAGLVTELLARRETELRVEVDDAERARQVAGALPSVRQVEMTPEALRVVVEPGTAAELNAALVQAGLRVSALAPAAPDLERFYLELVKSDEAPGVPTS
- a CDS encoding ABC transporter permease, giving the protein MKLLVCLRLELVKIFRQRGTYVAYAILAVVTGLTVWGLHQYGAPHRLQVSHRAGTEMAVGGNLVTAFTVARHLMDPVFLVLVPMLVAMVCGGLVAAEHRSGVLRTWLCRPVSRLTLFTAKGLSGGLYAITLSLFLGLFALAVGYAVFGGGDLITYSRDGLVILEEGLAWPRMAVAYGVAALLMCCIASLALLASVIFENPLVAAGCAVAVIPVSGILQHMEYFKCLEPYLLTTYLDVYGEAFKATLQFADFRAALTCAAGYCLVPYVLGAIIFWRRDVTS